The segment CCGAAACTAGAGGTGGGTGAAACATACCaagcatttttcacagaaagttttgaattttttttcacatttttcaaaattccccaagaaaattttacaaaaaactgaaacagagaaatggtccattttcaaaaactgttttcatgaaacattttctgatttttgaaaaccaaaaatgaatttatttttattaaaaaccattttttaaaaaacaaaagccaaaaaagcattttacagaaacattttttggtttctgtttttttttatgttcgttaaaaaaaagtttcaattaaaaatatttttcagaggttcATAGATTCTGGGGCCCggcagttggggcatccatcacactgaggaaatttaaacttaaatccctgaaaatattcatttttaggaggggattcacgagatttcacaatttagtgaaaggggttcacgggctgttaaagtttgggaaccactgctctacattaTCATGTCAAACAAATTGCCTAGTCAATTCAGTACAGGTGCAGTGTAAGTCTTGCTTACCtcttttaaaatctgcttttttaGAAAGCCAAACATTTCAAAACATGGGTGCATATTTTGGCCTACcagctgtgtaagctcaaaagcttgcctctcaTCACCAGAAGCTGGTCCGataaagatactacctcacccccTTTGTCAATGTAATCATATCCATGCTAATCAGGATGAATTAAAAAACTCTCaatctaattaaaaaaataaacctgtttaaaaagaaatctgaatttaatataaAGGTCTAAacttatcttttaaaaatgtaaataaaaacaaatatgctGAATCCCTAAGCACTGAGCCAAAAACTTGACATTTAAAAGCCGCATTTCTATATAAACAAAGTGTCGGGGAAAAACAGTTAACTCTTAAGGTCAATTTTTATTAATATGACACTATTAAGCGCTTGCTCCTGTGGGGGAGCCAGGGGCTGTGCTTCTGGATGGAAGAGACTGGCAAAGTCGTCATAGGTGTTGGAACCCAGTCTCTGACTCCAGGGGATACCCTCATGTATCTCATCAAGATCATccactaacccccccaccccaggtggtCTCAGTCTGGTTTTATAGCTTCTCCCTACCTGAACTCTGGCTCAGTTCTCACCTTAAGAATATTTATGACTCACCTTACCATGGAAATTTAGTCTCCCACTTATGGAATAACAATCAGGCCAGTAACTACCGGCCCTTGCTTCTGGGCACTTCAAGTAGATGATCTTGCTCTCTCTCCTTGTATGTGTACAGACAAAGAAATTAATGGATTTGTTAGTATCAGCTGTCTCAGTCTCTCAAAGAACTGCCCTGTAAAAGGCATGTGGGTTATATAGATGAAGTTTTCAGTGTTGctggttctcccctccccccccccgaggtgGGGGAGTTATGTAACAAGAAGGCATGACACAGTGTAAAGAAGGGACAACATTCTTCAGAGGGCAGCCTCTAGCATGGGGAACTGCAGGGAAAAACTGCAATGTGTACAGGTTGTAAAATCTGGTTCAACTGGTTAATAAACCTAGTTTTGCACCATTCCCTTGGACTGCCTATCATGTCTTATGTGCCATTAAATAACTTGGTTTGTCATGAATTTGTGGTTGGGATGGCTTATTAACAAACTATGTTCAAAATATCATTGGTATGTTTGAAGTATTTATCAATTACATTTTTACCATTACTTCTGAAATTGATAGGATGTTTAATTACATTGAGCAATAAAACTAGGTGAAGATTTCCTGAttaaaagtaatattttattaGGCATTTACCTATTCTAGcatttaattccccccccccccccacttactaGGTATGTTGCTAGAgataagtatttaaaaagatttaGGTAATAGTTATGATTTTTCATCTTCCCTATAAAACTAGGTTTAGAATAAGTTACATCATCTAAACAATGGtacttatttttaaagcagtgtACTGCGTTATTCAGTAAGAGTGCCTCTTTACCATTTTGTTTCATGGTCCAACTTGGACACAAGGGGTTATGAATGTCCATCGCCTGCAACTTAAGCATCATTTGCTGGTTACCACCAGAAGTGCTGTAACAACGTATACATCAGACAATAAAATACCAGTATCAAAAAGACTTCATGATCCAGAAAAAACATGGATGAGTTCATAATCAGGACCAGCAAATTACAGCAAGACTCAGATGAAGAGAATGCTCAATTCATTTATGCAACAAATTCTCCCTTTCATTTTGTTCAGAACAAATATTTCAATGACATGGTTCAATCCTTATGATGAAGCTATGCTGCATCTAGCTGAGCAGACATTGGAGGAAGGTTTCTGGACAGTATATGAGAAGGAAATCAAACAGCAGGCAAAAACCATTGACAGTAAATTTGTTAATCTGTCTTATTAGTGGATCATTGGCTCCACCTATCATGTGCTTGTGTAACAGAAGATGGGGTTGTCTCTTACAGAAACgactgatacatcaggaaatgcccaTACAGCAGAATACTTAAAAGTAGCAgtaaagctataacaaactgaacaAAATTCTAGTGTATTTGAAAACTTCTGCAGACTGACCTAAAATAATCATTCACTATTAATCCTGCTGTTCCTTTAATAATTGTAAATatgaaacaatttttgaaaaGTATAACAAACATTTAAggcagttttgtttaaaaaagataTGCTGTTATGCTTAAAGTAgggttgattaattgcagttaactcacaattaacaaaaaattaactgattaaaaaattaatcaccattAATGACACTGTTAAGCagtagaatgccaattgaaatttaattttggatgtttttctacattttcaaatatattgatttctaatATAACACAGCatatgaagtgtacagtgctcacttatatTTTTGAtctttttacaatgcaaatatttgtaaacaaaagatAGTATTCACCTCATACACTTTCTCAATAAAGAGAtttgtaacttacaaatgtagatttgtttgtttgtgacataactgcactcaaactaAATAATGCAAGACTTTAgcgcttacaagtccactcattcCTACTTGAAATAACATGCAATATATGGCAGAACGTGGATAAAACAgaataggagacatacaattctcccccaaggagttcagtcacaagtttaattaatgcattatttattttctttaaacaagcatcagcatggaagcatgtcctctggaatggtggctgaagcatgaaggggcatacaaatgtttagcatatctggcatgtaaatacttggCAACGCTGGCGAACGcccattctcactttcaggtgacattgtaaataaaaagcagtCAGCAgaatctcccataaatgtaaacaaacttgtttgtctgagcgattggctgaagtaggactgagtggacttgttttacatggttttatttttaaatgtaggtttttttgtacctaattctacatttgtaagttcagctttcatgataaagagattgcactacagtatttgcagtaggtgaattgaaatatactttttttttttttacagtgcaaatatttgtaatcaaaaatataaagtgagcactggtggcaccttaaagactaacagatttactgaagtgaggtttttacccaggaaagcttatgcccaaataaatctgttaggctttaaggtgccaccagactccttgttgtttttgtagatacagactaacactgctaccccctgatacttgacataaagtgagcactgtacactttgtattctgttctaattgaaataaatatatttgaaaatgtagaaaacatccaaaaatatttaaataaatgatattctattaaaaaaatcacaattaatcagTTAAAAATTGCTTGACAGCCATAGTTTAAAGTCCAGTTACCATTCTAATGCAGGTtgacaaatcatgagcaaaaagttaattgTCTAGTAGCTAAGCAATATTTATCATTCACCAGTTTTTGAATACTAAAAATGCACAATTAATTTAAGCAATATTTTCATTTTAGTTAGTGTACCTTCCTAGCTCACCAGATATACCAAATCTAGTATAAAGGcttatttagttgtaaatcaataAGTATATGGACTAATGAGAATGCACCTTcctttagaaaagaaaaatacaaatggAAAAAGATTACCAATTACTTAAACCACCTTGACTTAAAACAATCAACCAAATTGTAAATTAACATCAGGCTTATCAGTGTTAGCCAGATTTCTTGTGATACAGGGATTTAGATTCTATCACTTGTCTACAGAACCAACTAGCTACTTGGGGATATCCACTTAGGTTGCAAGTTCTTGGTTTTGGACTTCAGGCTGGTGCAGTACACTATTCTTACACTTCAAAGATGTAACTAAAGACAATGAAGAGGATAGCTTGTGTTGTGTATTTGTTTATGTGAATACACCGAAGCTGAGGTAGTGATCATGTTTTATAAATGCAAATGTTTCAATGTTAAGAGTAGGGAAGATCATTTTCTAGTTCAGGGATGACTATACTTTCACTTCAGGTACCTATGCTCTTAATAGGGGAAGATGCTTAtgttaaattaaatgtttgttgCTGCATAAAGCCTCATCTTTGGATACTTTTGTCAGTCTATTAGTAAAAGATTTGTGCCCAGAAGCTGAGAAGTATTTGTATAAAGTATTTAGGCCAAGAGATATTTATAACCTAGTGCTTGGGGCCCTCAATCTTTGTGCCAATGGTTTAGACACACTGGAACAGAGGGAAAATaattttgtagtgctaatgaggccaattcaatcaaggtagatgtggcccattcccagcagttgaCCACTGTTGAcactcaccttcttgtcaactgttgggaatgggccacatccaccttgattgaattggcctcgttagcactaccccccccccccacttggaaaAGATGGGCGTTGCCTTACAAGTGCtgtatacctgcttactgtattttccacttcatgcatctgatgaagtgggttatagcccacaaaaacttatgcccaaataaatttgttagtctctaaagtgctaGAAGGACTCCTCATCTTTACTGGAAAAGCTGACAACTTTTATTTGAAGTCAAACAATTCAAGAATTTTTTGGATCACACCAACTTTATGGGAACTACCAGTTAATTGAAAGGCTAGGTATTGGTCCAGCTCTAATTTCTTGAACCGTTAACAAGAGCATAGCTTTCTCTCCAATACTAATTCTTTTaagtttttaaaactgtttatagTTACAGTATCATGTTAAGAAGTGAATAGGCTGTAGTTACTAGTTCCCATAAAACTAAAAGGGTGAATTACCCACTCACTCCAACCATTCATCACTAGTGACATTTTCTCCAGAAAGTTTAACAAGGAACAACCTGCAAGAGGGCAGCTAAAAGGAACCAAGTTCCATACAAGAGCCTGAAGTACTTCTACTCCCATACAAACTCTAGTAACCTCTCTCCAGTGCAGGAAAAAATCATTTGGACTCCCAAATGCTAGACACCTAAAGAAACAGACCATGACAAGCGAACCTGCTAAGCAGAAAAACCTACTCTTCTACGACACTACAAACGTGCATTATCAAGTTTGTTTGGCAAAATACAATTTAACATAAGACACCCTTTCTGGATAAACTTCCACAAAATACCAGAGCAGAACTTGAGAGATCATGTCAGAAGGGCAACACATGGCAAAGACAACTTTGTAGGCAATTTTAGATGCCTGACATGGCAGCTTATTTGGTGGCCACAGACATTACAATATGCAGAACCTGATTACAGTTCTCATGGTCAGACAACCATGACAGATTTACCATTCAAGTATTGTGAGCTCTTAAGCTTAAATAATGATAAAGCACTCCACACCCTTAAGGATAGTAGAGCTACTCTGCACTCCTTGGTTCTCAAAACTCCAAGTATTAAAAGGAAATCAGTCAGATACCAAGGTCTGGAATATATTTGCCAATGACTGATGAAGCTTTTTGAATTCATCAAAATGAATTTTCCTTGAAAAGAAATGTGACCCTGTCTTTGGAGGAGTGATATGTGCATTATTGATTCAGTCCCATAGATCTAGCTCCAAGCATTTACATCATACTCATCACTGTAGTCTGTGAACCTGATTTACTCCCCTCACAGCTGGGACTGACAACAGTGCAAAGACATACCCTGCTAATATAATAGAGCATCTAGCAACAGAAGATGTACTAGTCCGCAGCAAGGCGGGCCAAAGCCTGACAGCTAGTCTGTGGCAGGCAATgatttgttcagtatcttcaacCAGTGACAACTGCTACTTCATCTTAAGTAGCAGAAAATGTAGAAGCAGCTCTGAACAACTCTTCAGAGAAGTCTCTTAAGTTCTGCCTCAGCTTTCAAGAGGGACTGTAGTTCTCCTATCCACCCTAACCATAGTGGCCTTTTGGACATTAATggcttaaaataaaagcaaacagaAGTACAATGCTTGGTTCAGGTCTGGCCATTCTAAAGTATTTAGAAATTGCCACTATGATTTGCTATACATATTAAAATTCCATGAAGTTACTTTCACCTACTACACTATTTTGAGCTGGAATATCATTGTTTCATTTGCTCTAAGATGACATTAATAGGTTCAAGTAATAAGGTTTCTGGGATTATCAATTTAAAATGTGTTCAGGTAGAGGCCAAATGTGGAAAGATTTTAGCTTCAATAGGGTAAGTAGTGCTAAATGAAGCCTTCAAAATTGAAGAGTGATGTAGCTGATGACTAGTGGCTCAACTTTAAATGTCTACACACTAGTATAATAAAGGATTTCTGTTAAATGCTTCAGTTGGACTGATGAAATTCAAAGTTTAAGTTTAAATCTTGAAAACAGCTTCTTTAGGTCAAATAGTATCTTATTTTTCAGTTTCTAGTCACAGAAACCTTGTATTTCCTCTGAATGTTTCTATAAGAAAAATTAAGGACCCTGTGACTAGTGAGGTGTTCTAGGCAATATCACTTGAAAGCAAAAGGTAGCGACAACATGAAAAAAAGCTTCCTCCAGTTCGCTCAAGAGAAGAGTCTGATCCAGAAAGATTTTGAGCACCATTAACCTGAATGGCAGTTACAAATGGTCAGTACCTCTTAGATCAGTCCCAAAACATGCAGGTTTAGGAAAAAGAATGGGCAGTATGCTAACTACAAAAGAATGGGTTAAATTATGTACGACACAGCAGGATTTCTCACATCAAAGCTAATAAGCAGACTTCCAAATACTATCAATAATGCAGGAAGACATCTGATTTAAAGTCCTTTATTAACCTGAATATAAAAAGACAGAAGTTGTCTATGATATAGGACAGAGTTCTTGCTTCATGTGGAAACAAAAATTTCTTTACaaagtgaaaaaataaatacCTCTTGGAGTAAGGTTTATATGCTAATATGTGCGATAAAAAAGTAGAGTTTTAATATTTTGACAAAAGTCTGTGCAAAGAAACaaatgcatacacacacattacTGCTACATTAAGGCAATATGAAAAGTATACTCAGAAAATCTCAGTAAAGTGACAGTGTAGTTttctagctttaatttagctagtATTGCACCCAAATATGGTCTTCTAGTTTCCTCTAAATCATGGAGAATACACTAGTTGACCGAAGTCCAAAATGCCCAAATGGGGGTGGAAGATAAAAAGTTTTAGCAAGAAAGATAACCAAGCAACTCAAAAGTTAAACTTATGAAAGCACTTAAATTATACAAACTTTACACTATTTTAGGCCAAAATGGATTTGATAGTTCAAGCAAAATCAGCCTCCACAGCTAAGGCAGATTTACAGGCTGACAGTTGAATCTGTGACTGTTACACAACTTACATCCTTCCCAAGTGGAAATGGTTTTCCCTTTTGATTTGCAAGCAAAGCCCCAGAACATTTCCTCAGTGGAGCATCATTATCAAGCAGGAGAGACTTTCCTGACGAACCTCTCAACATCCAGAAATTAAAATTTGCTGCAAAAAAACCTTCCAAAATTATCACTGTCATATGACTTGAGCTTTGATTAGATTGCTGATTTAAATGCAACTGCTTGCTTAAAGCCTTGCAAcctcaggtttttaaaaatactgatttttaaaatagtttccccTCACTTTAGAACAATTACTAAACACAGAAACTATAAACATCACACTAAAACTGACGTACAAATTTGTAAAAAACTAGTTTTGCTATTAAAAATAATGGAGTGATCACACTAAaggaacaaaataaaaagaaacgtAAAACCAATTATAAAATGTGTAAAACTACATATTGAATTATCCCTGCTGGGTATATCAAATAGACTTTACACCACATTCCCCAGAATTACCTAGCTTTTGGCAATATTGCCACATTGCAAGCTCATGCATCAAGAAGGCCTTTTTCCTCCTTTAGATGACATGAATTTTTTTAGAGTTCTGTTTTCACAAGATGTCCCAAAACCTCTTCTTGGGCATGCTGAACAGATAATATTGACCCCTCTCCGACCCAGAGATGTAGTGGGGTTTTTGCTTCTCATTGCAGGCAGGAGCTGGAGTGATTGCCTTTTTCACAATCAATGGCTGTAGTTCATCTTAGTGCAGTTTGTAAAAAGTACATGATGCTTTAGAAGTGTACACAGATCATATCACTGTCAGATTGAGCAGACTGGTGTGGGTTGGCAAATACACATGCTGGACATGCTCTACCCGAGACCTGCAAACTGGGCATGActggagagaagaaagaaaaagtatTAGGGAACACTCCATCACAATTTTCTGAGACCCTATATGTCTCATGAGCACAAAGTCATCACCTTAATGAATAAACATTGTTGGTGAGACTGAAGTATTCAGGTCAGTTGTCTCCATATTTCCAACATGACACCACAAGAAACTTTTATGCCACTAGTTCCTAACTTCTCTGCAAAAAATCCATTAATTTTCATCAAAAGGAAGGACTACATACTATACCAGACCTGAAGATCTCTGTGCAAGCTCAAAaacttttcaccaacagaaactaGTATAATAAATTACCTCACCTACATTGTCTTTCTTCACACTACAGccccatctatttagcttataaTCTAAACATAACATTCTTGTGAACTAAGACATTATGCAAATTGAGTACCAATCAAACTTTGCTGAGTATATTGGTCAAGATCAGTTAATTATACTAGTaaaaaaataaactgtaaagTGAAATCCGCTGTTAAACACATTAGTGTGGAATGTCCCAAGTGACACTGCAATTACCTGCAACTGGGCAGCACAGGTCTCACAGCATACTGTGTGGCCACAAGGACAAAAGGTTGAATTTATTTCTTCCTCACAACACACCATACATAGCATAGACTCCTTCAGCTTCCGCAACTTCTCTTGAAGAGCTTTTGTTTGCTGGCAGCTGAGACCCTCACAGCTGTCACAGTTCATATTACTTTCTGAAGACTTAAGGGGAGAATTTGGTGGTGTTTGGTCACTTCTTGAAACAAGATCCACAATGCCAGCATTGTAAAGAGTCCTCCTCGCATGATCATAAACCTCCTTTGATGTTCGTTTAATGTCAAAGACATACTTTTTGCCAAGATTAATGTTTTCATTCAGGAACAAGGATGCTagatggccctttaaatctcgaCTGTACTGCATCATGACAGCGCTAGTAACAGTGTCACACCTACAAGACAAACCCATGAGACAAGTGAAAAAATTGATTAGTTAATACTGCAACCTCAATGTATCTTATTTGTTCCCTGAGCTCAGACACCCCCGAAGGATGAAAGATCATCCATAGCATGTTTAGCCTACTTAATTTTGTTTCTATATATAACAATTGTGTttgcaaagatttttaaaaacagaattagaGGAATGAAGCTACAGATTTTGATGTTTTCAATAAATTATAAACATATATGCTAGAAATGAAAACAAGTGTCTACTGCTTACTGAGGTATCTATTAGAAACTGATTTAGTTTTCATTCTGAGGAAGTGCTATTTATATTGTGATAGTGCAGAGAAATATCTTGTTTGCTTATCTTGAATTGTATATTCCCACCCCAGAAAACCTCAGCAATTAGAATCTATCCAGCTCTTGGATGTAACAGAAGCAGAGTAGAACTATGTCTGAATTTTGTTTCATACCACTGCTGCTGTTCCTGGTGTTGTGTGCGCAGGAGTAGCAGCAAAAATATGATAGAATTTTGCAGGGGAATATCTCAAATGCAAGGTAGTGTGAGGAAGTGTCAAAGTTTAAATCCTTGACTCAACTGCTGTTGAAAAGGTAGGAAGAGTGATTTACTCCACTAGCAATACAAACCTGTAAAATGCATGTGTCTCTGTTATTGCTCTGTACAGTCCACTTGCTGCTCTGGTACTGATCATCTTAAACAAGAGAACTACGCTATTACCAGACTCGTTGGTGACAGTCAGATACACATTCTTCCCAGACTGGGTTGCCATTTGAACAACAGGATAAGCAATCCTAAATGTGAATAGAAAATGATG is part of the Chrysemys picta bellii isolate R12L10 chromosome 2, ASM1138683v2, whole genome shotgun sequence genome and harbors:
- the MYLIP gene encoding E3 ubiquitin-protein ligase MYLIP isoform X1; translated protein: MSAPAMLCYVTRPDAVVMEVEVEAKANGEDCLNQVCRRLGIIEVDYFGLQFTGSKGESLWLNLRNRISQQMDGLAPYRLKLRVKFFVEPHLILQEQTRHMFFLHIREDLLAGNLQCSSEHAIELSALLAHMKFGDYNQNTAKYSYEELCAKELTTATLDSITAKHKELEGLSQASAEYQVLQIVSTLENYGIEWHSVRDSEGQKLLIGVGPEGISICKDDFSPINRIAYPVVQMATQSGKNVYLTVTNESGNSVVLLFKMISTRAASGLYRAITETHAFYRCDTVTSAVMMQYSRDLKGHLASLFLNENINLGKKYVFDIKRTSKEVYDHARRTLYNAGIVDLVSRSDQTPPNSPLKSSESNMNCDSCEGLSCQQTKALQEKLRKLKESMLCMVCCEEEINSTFCPCGHTVCCETCAAQLQSCPVCRSRVEHVQHVYLPTHTSLLNLTVI
- the MYLIP gene encoding E3 ubiquitin-protein ligase MYLIP isoform X2, with translation MDGLAPYRLKLRVKFFVEPHLILQEQTRHMFFLHIREDLLAGNLQCSSEHAIELSALLAHMKFGDYNQNTAKYSYEELCAKELTTATLDSITAKHKELEGLSQASAEYQVLQIVSTLENYGIEWHSVRDSEGQKLLIGVGPEGISICKDDFSPINRIAYPVVQMATQSGKNVYLTVTNESGNSVVLLFKMISTRAASGLYRAITETHAFYRCDTVTSAVMMQYSRDLKGHLASLFLNENINLGKKYVFDIKRTSKEVYDHARRTLYNAGIVDLVSRSDQTPPNSPLKSSESNMNCDSCEGLSCQQTKALQEKLRKLKESMLCMVCCEEEINSTFCPCGHTVCCETCAAQLQSCPVCRSRVEHVQHVYLPTHTSLLNLTVI